The Pseudomonas moraviensis genome contains the following window.
CTGCGGCTGACCATCGAGTGCTGACACGACGCTGGCTTGAAGCTCTACCGGTTCACCCGGATAGCCAGCGGACTGGATAAGGACCAGTTCGTTGATTTCAAGCGGCGCATTGAGCGTGAATCGATAATGAATGGAGCGTGCGCTCGCGCCTGCTCCCACGGTCGCAGTCAACTCGTTCAATCCAGGGCAGGCAGGGATAAAACCTATTTTCGCCCTTCCGTAAAAGTCCGAGACACTCATCAAGTCATTGATCCCGGCCCCGAGCCATTTTACCGTTATGCCTGGCATCGCTTTGCCGCTGATCGATGACTGCAATCTGACTTGCCACTCAAGTGTCTCTCCCCAATCAAGTACTCTGTCCGCAACGGTATGTTCGGCAAACTCTACGACCCGCGAACCTGAACCCTGCGACATCGCATTGGCCGGCGAAAGCCGTGCCAGCCGTTCGGCGCAGAGCCGCAAGGCAAAACTGCCGTCCGTGAAATCTCCCGCGCGCAACCCGAACCTTGCCATTCCATTCGTGACGACCTGCGCCATGCCCAGCTCTGGCTCATAGCTATTGCCCAGTACTGCGGGCGCCGTGCCGGTATGCCCCATACGTACGGTCTGCCCGTTAAATTCTTCCGGGAAAAACGCCACGATACTGTGCCGACCGTTGCGACGCGGGAATCCGGTGGTCACACCCCAGACCTGACTGGTCTGACCATCGAAACTGACCTTGACTCGCGGCCAGAGATCTTCTGCCAATGTTTTGAAGGTGACGCTTCTCTGCTCTGAGGTATTGTCGAAGAGACTGAGCAAAGTCGCCTGCACCGTATGCATGTCGGCGCTCACGGGAAGCACGGCGAAGCCGGAGTTACCACTGCTGTCCGTGTTGACCACTACGGGGGCTGCGCCTGCGTACCATGTGACCGGCACATCGGCAACTGCCTCCCCGGTAAATCGTGATACCACATTAGCCCACGTCCAGGCCCGATCAAGATCCACTACCGGATCCACCGGTGATTCCAGTATGGAATTGAAACTCAAGGCGTTATGTCCCAGATCCATGGGTGTGACGGGGGCGAGGAATGCCAATTGAGGCAGGTTCACAGCGAGCGCAAAGTCACCTGCTTTTGTGCTGCTGCTGAAGTCGAGTTGCCAGAAAGCACCCTCTGCACCCAGCGGTTGAGATTGCGCCAGGGGCGGACGCACGCCCGCGTTCAATTCTTCGGCAGGCGTTCCCGACCACTCCAGCGCTGTTGACAGACCCACCAGCGGGCTCAGCTCATTGAGCCAGACGGTGAACTGATGATCCGCACCGAGGCAGGGATATAGCGTCTGCCCATCGAGTGCTGCCGTTACGCGGTCCAGCCTGACGCCAAGCTCCCGGGTCAGGTCTGCATTGACGAATCGCCCGCACAACTCGCGATCATCTGCAACAGCATCAGCGCGCAGACGCAACTCAAAGGGTCTGCTCAGGCTTTCGGCGGCGCTGGAGGACAGGTTCCATGTCAATCCATCAGCCCCCAGCGGGAAAAAAATGCCCGGGTCAGCCGGGTTCAGACCGATCAGCGGATCGCCCTCTCGCCAATCCAGACTGATGCGTTTGTTGTCGACCCATGGGCTGCCCTCAACAGGGGTGACCTTCAGCACATGGGTCTGTCCATGCCGGCACACCAGGCCGATGGTTTGCAGATCCACTGCTTCGTCATCCAGAGTGATCTGCACATGCGCCTTCCAGACATTGGTCGCGATTGCCTTCACGACGAACTCCATCTCGCTCGGCTCGGCATCTTCATGAGCCTTAATGGTGGCAGTCACACGATGGTCTCCCGCAGCGCCAGGCTGATGGCTATGACTGGCCCAGCCACCGGTGCCTGTCAGGGTCTTCGTCACGCTCCCATCCGGCTCCGTCCAGAACACCAGTGCTCCCTCGACCGGGCCACCGGTTCCCGATGCCGTCTTGTGCAGCACCTGCACCCACATTCGTGCGCTGTCGTTTTCATCCACCACACAAATCCTGTCAGGCCCTCGCACCTCACCAGGTTCAACGACATTGCGCGCCAGCAACATGGGTTTGGCAGGCGAACTTTCCAACAGATGCGCAGAGGTCAACCGCAGAGAAAACTGGCCATCGTCTCTGTCCTCGTTATCAAATCGATACTCAAGCAGTCCACCCGAACCTATACGAGCGGCTGTTTCAAGCGGTGGCGTGACAGTAACTCCCAGCTTCTCGGCAGGGTCGCCGCTCCAGCGCAACGTCACGTCTGTGTCCCACAGTTCCTCGGGGAAGCGGATTTGCAAACGATAGGTCGTTCCGCGATTGGGATAGCCTTTCTGATCCCACGGCCGCTCGCCTCCCTCTCCAATGATCGTGCGGATCTCTTGCAACGGGTCGGTCGCCAGCACCTTGACTTCAAAGACGTGACTCACTGCGCCGCTGGCGTAGTAGAGACTTTCGACCGACGCTTGGATCTGCACATCGCCGGCCGCGCTCGGTTGTTGTTCAAACCAGGCCCAGCCCTCACGATCGGTCGGCGTTGTGGTTTTTACGTCCGTGCCGTCTACCGTCCAGGTTACTGTCATGCCCTCCAGCGCCTTGTCGGTGTAATACGAACCGACGCAGACGCCAACCCTGATGGATTGGCCATACTCCATTACCACGTAATGCGCCGCCTCTTTCAGTTGAATGAACTTGAGGCGGTGGTCACCCAGTGAGACCGGAATATCCAGCACGGGGGAGTTGAACTCGTTCGCTAACTGCAGAGTGAAAAGATAGGGAGGGTCGCCGTCAAGTTCCGGGCAAACGAGACTCCAGTTATCATCCAGCGGTTTATCCCTGCCCCAGTCCGGATCGGCGACAATTGCGCCCTGTGGGTTGTTCCTGATGTTCAAGGACGCCCGAGTACCCTGCCAGGCATCATCCTGCGCATGGATGCATTTGAAGCGGTGCGCAGTCGAACCCAGCGCGCCCAGACAAAGAGGCAAGACGCGCGCCAATGGCAATTGTTCTGCGTCCAGTTGCAACGTCAACACATGCGCGGCCGGCAAATGCAACTGCAGGTTGATCCGGGTGATACGCAACGAGGAGAAGTAGTCGCCCTCTTTGTTGAGCGGACTGATGGCGTGGACTTTCAGAAGCTGTGTATCCAACAGCGGCAGTGTCACATCCACTTCGTACGTGTGTGGCCGGAACAGCCGAGGCAGACCATCGCGCTGGCGCTGGAGGTCGGCATTGCGGTCGCGAAGTGCGCCCACGCGCAGGGGAATTTTCTGCGTATCGGGCAGCCCGGCCACACTGAGCTCCAGCAGCCCCTCCTCATCGTGGTCCATTTCACAAAGAAAGCTGATGACATACCTGACGTCGTTGCTGGCACTTTTGAATAAGGTAATTTCCTGATACGCGGAAGACCCGTCGAGAGCGGACAGGATATTCAGGCGCTCACCACTTTCCAATTGCTCGGCCTTGGTCACGACATAAGCCGGGTTGACCGGCCCTCTTTTCCACTCTCGCAGGCTCTGAGAGAAGTCGCCGTTGAGGATCAGATTGCGCTCGGCTTGAATCCCTGGGTTACGCATGATGACGGCTCCGTTCGGCATTGCGCTGCAAAGCATCCGCTTTGGCTTCTGTCACCAGGTTTTCCACTGCCAGTACGAAGGTCGGCTCACCGGGCCTGGCCGAATAGCGGATAGTGATAATGAGGTCGGTAATGGATGCAAGCACGGCAGATTGAGCCGGCTCGCCCCACCACGGAAAATGGATTTCCCAACAGGAAACGGCCCCCGAGCACTCAAAGGCGCGAAGCAGCCCCGTATCCTGGTCTTCCATGACGCGCCCATCATCGGCAACGCCTTGGGAAATGCCGATTTGCTGCCCCGAGCGCGTGTTGAACACCACATCGGCAGGTGCTGCCTTGCTCTCGGGGTTATGCAGATATTCCACCGCCTGTGGCACTGGCCGGACGACGGTACGACTGCCAGTCTGGGTCAGCGTGGCCCTGAGGTTTTCGTAGGGTCCGAGCAATGCCGGGCAGTCAAATTCAACCGAGCGGATCAACCGGCAGTATTCACCGGGATGGTCGCGATTGAAGTTCAACTCACTCACGCAAAAAGCGAGGCGTCCGTGAGTCTGCAGGTTTCCAAGCGCCGTCGCCCAGTCGGGGGCGTCGGGCTGCGGCTCGACGGTATCAGCGAAAAGCTGTCGCAAGGAAACGGTCTTGACCCGCTCGATACGTCGCTCGAAGCTTTGCAGGTGATCGCGCTGCTCGCGCATCAGAAAGCCCGCCAACTGCTGGCCAGCCAACAAACCGTGATGTTTATCGGACCATGCCTGGGCCAAAATCGACGGTGAATCGTAATCACCGGTTTGTGCAATGCGCGATGCCTGAGCACTGACGCACAGACTGTAAGTTGCGTCATAAGCCTGGTAGTACAACGCCTTGAGTTGTGCCAGCAGCCAATCGTAAAGCTGACTGTGGGTGGTGCGTTTTTGCAGAAAGTCGTACACGGCCATGGATTGAAGATTGGTTTGCAAGACCAATTGCAGACTGGCCTGGGCCGCATCCACAGCAATCACCTGCGCATTGATCTGCTCATCCAGCGCCTGCAGTTCGGCGAGTGCCAGGTTGCGTTGCAAACCCCACTCGCGGCGACGCAGACGATAGCCTTCAGTCACCGCTCTTTTTTCCGCGTCGGCCTGCTTGCCCAGTGAGGCAATCTGCAAGCCCTGTGCGATGGCATGCAAAACACCTTCTGGAAAGGCATTGCCGTTGGCCATACCAAAAACTTTGGGAATGACCGAAATCCCCCCCGCCGCAGACTGAACCGCGACCGAGCCCTGATTGAGTTCCTTGGCAGCGTGAAGGTCATCCATGACCTTGTATTCCTCTGCCGTGACGTTTTCGTCAAACCACGCGGCGTACTCATCGGCGCGTTGCTTGACGGCGGCGTGACTTTGGCGCAAGGCCGTCAGCGTCACGTCCATCTGAGCGAGGGATTTTTCCTGAATGGTTTTCGTCCATTCGGCTTGTTCCAGCAAATGCCTTTGTTGCAACTCAATCTGTTGCGCTGTGTCGCGCTGTTCCATGAAGCGCAGCAGTTCACTGCCGAGGTTTTGCAGCTCCTGTGCAGACCGCAGGGCAAATTCGCTGGTGACTCGCCAGCCGTAGCCGTTCAGGACTGGCCGCCCCCCCATTCGCCGTGGCCCGGCGTTGTTTCCTGCCGCCAGATCACGTAACAGTTGCGCAGGATCACCCGGCGGTTCATACAGCGGCAATTCGAGCGGTTTGCCATCAATGGTCAACCAATGGCGCAAGTTGTAGAGGCGCTGCCGAGGCAGTTGGATCAGCGCCAACAAGCGATCATTGGTCGGCAGTTTGAACGGTGGTGTCGCCAGCAGCCCCATCGCCGGTGCGAAATCAGCCGCGGGCGGTACGTCGGCAAGGGAATACACATGCGTTCTCTCGAACGCTTCCAGCGTTGGACGCGCGCCGCTCTGGTCAATCAGCGCTCCGAGCGTCTGCGTCTGCCAATCGGCCACCGAGCGCGCCGTAGGCGGGTCGCCCATCAAGTCCTGCGCCTGCTGATAACACTCCTTGGCCAGCACCAGACTGTCCCGCGTCTGCTGGCGGTAATACCAGTCCCCCTCCTCGACCAGATTCTTGACGAACTCCATGAAGGTCAGGATCTGAAAATGCTGTGGCGCCGCATAACTGATGGCGTACGGATCATCTTCTACCAGACACTCAGAGCCGGCATTGCCGGGACTCACCAAGGGCCGGCAGCGCCAGTAGTCCGGCTTGTCGCTTGGCTGCGGGGGATTGGAAACCTGCGCGGTCGCTTGCGGATCGAACACCCTGCGCCACCAGGCTTCAGCCTCGCGATAACGATTTTCGTCGCGGAAGCGGATACCCACCAGATGAATCACATGGTAGTACAACTCCCAGAAGTACAAGCCATTGGCACTATTGAAGGCACCGTTGGGCTCATTGACCGGCCCGGCTTCCGAGGTCGGCTCATCGAAAAACTGCGCCTCCCAGGCGTACACCGCATCTACAGAAATATTGGCGAGCCCGACCAGCCGCGGACCGAACAGCGAATTAAGGCGTACCCGTGCCAGGGTTCCAGGCTTGTTGAAGGCCAGAAACTGCGCCGCGTCATGCCGATTCTTTTCCAGTACCGCGGGATCGAAACCCACGATGCCGGTCATTGTCAGCACGAACTGTTTCCGGCCATAGGTTGCAGAGGCAGTAGTCGCGCCGAAAGTGAAGGTGATGGGGCTGATGAAGCCGCCTGAACCACGCGTGTAGGTAAGCCAGTCGGTGGCCCATCCACCGTCTGTCGAATACGTTCCACTGGTTTCCTTCGGATCCCCGCCCGAGGGTTCGCTGGTCAGCGTCAAGTCGAAACCCACGGTTGCCACGCCCCCGGTGCCATTTGGCCTGCAAATGCCCCTGACGGCCAGGATGTCTCCCGTGGAGTGAGTCAGCACAAACGCATCCAGTTCGTAGAAGTCAGTCAGCGTCCCGGACGTCGGGATCGTCGTAACCATTTTTGGCCGCATCTGTTCAGTCAGCGAATGCTGGACAGTGAGCACACTGTCGAAACGTTGCGCGAGTTTTTCCAGCCAGCCGCCCTCATACGCAGGGAGTGGCCGAAACAACACATCGCGCATTACCGGCGTCTGCGCTTCATCACCTTTGAAAAACAAAACGCCGAGAAAGCCATTGGGATGACTTTCGGTAACACGGATCGTGGCAATCAAGCGGCTATCGGCTGGCGGAGGCGTGTCGAGATCTCCAATGCTTTGCAGATTTGTTGCCGGCGACCACTCTCCGTTCTGCGATCTGAAGGCTATGTTGATGCTCACCTTGTAGGGAACATAGCCATCCTTGTCTTTCTCCCCGAGTTTGTCTGAAAGCTCGGCCCAGACCAGACACGGCCTGCCGTTCCAGAACACCGGGCGCACATCCAGCACGGTTCCGGTCACCCCGACATCGATCATGTCCCACTCGTACCACGCCGCCGGATTGACGTTGGTACAGGTCGGCGTCAGTTCAATCTGCGCTTCGCGCCAAAAGTATCGGTAAGGCGCCACCCGTTCTCGGCCGACAAGGAAATAGCGCCCATCCACGGCCGTGGTGCCATGCAGAAAAGCACTGATGACTTCCAGGTTGCAGATTTCTTCAAAAGACTTCAGATAGGCACGCAAAGCGATCAGTACCGAATCGGTGCTTAACCGTGTCTGGTTCAGATCGGTCATCAACGTCAGGAACAAACGAGTCATGCGAGACCGCGCGAACGGCGTCATGTAGTTTTCCGGGTAAATGAGGAGCAACATCAACGCCGACCAGTCCGAATAGTTTCTGTACAGCTCCCAGCGTTTCAGATCCTCTTCAGGGAACTCTGTCTTCGAATACCCCGGCTCAAGCTTGCGGTAGGCAGCATTGATGAATTTCTGCGCGCAGCTGATTGCCTCGGCACCCAGTGCACTGGGCACTTTTTGCGTGTCGAGCGAGTCCAGACGCAACAATTCATTCAGATGGTCAGCGTTCTTTATGATGCTGAACCGGCCATCGCTCTCGCCGAAGTGGCCCAGGCAATACTCCGTCAGAGCAGTACGACGTTGTTCGAGCAAATCGTTGATGATGCTTTGGCTCATGATCTTCACCTTCTGGCGGGGCTGCGCGAACGTCATGCTTCATTCGGAAGGGGGGGAGGCGCGAATTCAATCGGTGCAAAGTCCACTGTGTTTTTGCTGCTCTCCGAGAACACGGTGCAAATGAATGTGCCTCCCGTCGGACTTGAGATAACCGCTCGGGCAACGCCTTGCTGAGTGGTCTGGCCCTGCTGAGGCCGAATCACCGCCTCAACCGCCAGTAAAGACGCGTCATCAACAGCTGTGGCGGACCAACGCACCCCGCGGTTTTTGCCCAGATTGCCGAAGCGATCCATGAGCACGGCCGATAACTCGACCGCTTGCCCCGCTGGCACAACGTTGGTGGGCACTCTGGACATGAAAGGCGCGGGGAAATCCAGGTGCAGCTCGTCGTCGGTCACCTGGATGAGCGGCCCCTCCTGCGGCGCGATCAAGGGCAACCAGAACAGCGGACGCTCAGCGCCCATGACCTTCCCTGGCGTGTAGGTTGCCGTGGCGACACCGGTTTGTGGCTGGGTGTTGCCGATAACCAGGGTGCCAAGACTGGCCTGTCCGCGAATGGACACACCGCTGAGCGCCGTGCCGTCCTGATCTGTCAGCCTGATGGTGAAAATGATCTTGCCCTCACTCCCGGCAATCACCTCGAAGTTATCCGGCACAATCTGCATGTTGATGAGCGGCGCCCGCAGCTCGGCGGATGGGCGAACCGCTGCGGCCGTTTCCCACAGACTCAACGAGGCATGCTCGGCAGCGTCTTTGTAAACCGACTTGTCGACGGTTTCAGGCAGCGTCCCCAGGAGAAAAATGGTCAGCGCATCCATCTGGGTATGGGTGGCCAGTTCGCGTACCCGAACCAACAGATCCAGTTGCTGGAGATTTTTCAAGAGCCTGTATGTCGGGTCGATTCGCCCGATGCATTCGTGCACTTCCTGCTCGCTCCAGTCGAAAAACCGTGCCAGCCAGACCTCCGATGCCTGCTGTGCAAGGCGCAGCGCGTCGGTGGACAAACCCTCCGGATCTCCCCATTCATGGATCTGCCTCAGGTACTCAAGCAACTCGGTATGAGGCTGCTTGCTGATCTCGAAGGCATGAATCAGAACCGTCAGGTAGTACAGCGTTGCGACGCTGAAGACTTCAGGGTCGTTCTGCTGCCACCAATCGTTGAGTCCGTAATCGAGCAGGGCATCGAGGGTTTCGAGGCTTATGTCGAGTTCAGCCACGACGGCGCTGAGCCGACGTATGTCAGCCAGCAGAAAAAACAGCGGATCAAGAGGTTCCTCGCGCAGGGTGTGTGACAGCTCCCAGTCCTCACCCATTTGCTCGACGATTCTGACCAACAGCTCATAAACGCTCGAATTCGCCCAGGTCAAGACCTTCAGCGCCCTCTCTGCATCCAGCCCGGTATAAACGGCCAGACATTCACGCGCGACTGACAGCTGAGCAGCACGCGCCTGCAGCAGAACCGTGAGCATGATTTCGACGATGGGCGCACGCAC
Protein-coding sequences here:
- a CDS encoding neuraminidase-like domain-containing protein, whose amino-acid sequence is MSQSIINDLLEQRRTALTEYCLGHFGESDGRFSIIKNADHLNELLRLDSLDTQKVPSALGAEAISCAQKFINAAYRKLEPGYSKTEFPEEDLKRWELYRNYSDWSALMLLLIYPENYMTPFARSRMTRLFLTLMTDLNQTRLSTDSVLIALRAYLKSFEEICNLEVISAFLHGTTAVDGRYFLVGRERVAPYRYFWREAQIELTPTCTNVNPAAWYEWDMIDVGVTGTVLDVRPVFWNGRPCLVWAELSDKLGEKDKDGYVPYKVSINIAFRSQNGEWSPATNLQSIGDLDTPPPADSRLIATIRVTESHPNGFLGVLFFKGDEAQTPVMRDVLFRPLPAYEGGWLEKLAQRFDSVLTVQHSLTEQMRPKMVTTIPTSGTLTDFYELDAFVLTHSTGDILAVRGICRPNGTGGVATVGFDLTLTSEPSGGDPKETSGTYSTDGGWATDWLTYTRGSGGFISPITFTFGATTASATYGRKQFVLTMTGIVGFDPAVLEKNRHDAAQFLAFNKPGTLARVRLNSLFGPRLVGLANISVDAVYAWEAQFFDEPTSEAGPVNEPNGAFNSANGLYFWELYYHVIHLVGIRFRDENRYREAEAWWRRVFDPQATAQVSNPPQPSDKPDYWRCRPLVSPGNAGSECLVEDDPYAISYAAPQHFQILTFMEFVKNLVEEGDWYYRQQTRDSLVLAKECYQQAQDLMGDPPTARSVADWQTQTLGALIDQSGARPTLEAFERTHVYSLADVPPAADFAPAMGLLATPPFKLPTNDRLLALIQLPRQRLYNLRHWLTIDGKPLELPLYEPPGDPAQLLRDLAAGNNAGPRRMGGRPVLNGYGWRVTSEFALRSAQELQNLGSELLRFMEQRDTAQQIELQQRHLLEQAEWTKTIQEKSLAQMDVTLTALRQSHAAVKQRADEYAAWFDENVTAEEYKVMDDLHAAKELNQGSVAVQSAAGGISVIPKVFGMANGNAFPEGVLHAIAQGLQIASLGKQADAEKRAVTEGYRLRRREWGLQRNLALAELQALDEQINAQVIAVDAAQASLQLVLQTNLQSMAVYDFLQKRTTHSQLYDWLLAQLKALYYQAYDATYSLCVSAQASRIAQTGDYDSPSILAQAWSDKHHGLLAGQQLAGFLMREQRDHLQSFERRIERVKTVSLRQLFADTVEPQPDAPDWATALGNLQTHGRLAFCVSELNFNRDHPGEYCRLIRSVEFDCPALLGPYENLRATLTQTGSRTVVRPVPQAVEYLHNPESKAAPADVVFNTRSGQQIGISQGVADDGRVMEDQDTGLLRAFECSGAVSCWEIHFPWWGEPAQSAVLASITDLIITIRYSARPGEPTFVLAVENLVTEAKADALQRNAERSRHHA